A genomic region of Caldicellulosiruptor acetigenus contains the following coding sequences:
- a CDS encoding DEAD/DEAH box helicase family protein, whose translation MGFEKVHKIEEYLNQIELHEIKDVYRKIEQRYKALIQQAGLQNVKCFTGDNEDFLTELRRAIKRAVEINFIVSFLLESGVRLIIEDLIEAKKRGSKIRIVTGRYLNITQPSALYLIRQALGNYVDLRFYKFEEKSFHPKAYIFEYENDDGEVFIGSSNISEQALCGGIEWNYKIEKKTNYDDFLFFKNEFLNIFHNQSIEITDKALKEYSRKWKKPKIQLEKEILTEGDDDNLEHEEKDQNILSDSLKVAQEVAEYSVQSLIKSKENKGKVIQFYYPRDAQIEALYELKKSREEGFNKGLVVLATGVGKTFLAAFDSMEFQKVLFVAHREEILNQAKKTFEKVRPNSSMGFFNAEIKDTNKDIIFASVQTLGKEEYLNESYFPPDYFDYIVIDEFHHAVAKSYSNIISYFKPKFLLGLTATPERLDNKDVFELCDYNVVYELRLKDAINKGFLVPFHYYGIYDETDFSNIPIINGKYKEDELERVLMIHKRADLILKNYLKFNKKRTLAFCSSRNHAEFMAEYFNQNGVKSCAVYSGEQGKNAVDRSQAIEKLGKGEINVIFTVDMFNEGVDIPEIDMVMFLRPTESPTVFLQQLGRGLRKAKDKYYLTVLDFIGNYKKANLIPFLLSGKRYDIEKIKKTRFVHDEFDFPDDCIVDFDFRIIDIFRKQAEAVKRIEELIYEEYLRIKNFLGYRPMRQVFFKYVDNAIYDNMKRYSDPNINILKDYISFLYKNNELTESEKALYATVAHEFIRCIENTRMTKSYKMPLLLAFYNNGEIKLVATPDDIYRSFKEFYSNPSNAVDLARHKSTQGYKEWTKEDWLDLSRKNPEEALLNDNEFSKFLKRDGEFLYLSKDLESFIKNQDFIRHFKDVIEYRVKRYYKERIENGSDD comes from the coding sequence ATGGGGTTTGAAAAGGTGCACAAGATAGAAGAGTACCTCAATCAAATAGAATTGCATGAAATAAAAGATGTTTATAGAAAGATTGAACAGAGATACAAAGCGCTGATTCAGCAAGCAGGGCTACAAAATGTTAAATGCTTTACTGGTGACAATGAAGACTTTTTAACAGAGCTCAGAAGGGCTATCAAAAGAGCAGTTGAAATAAACTTTATTGTTTCTTTTCTATTGGAATCCGGTGTGAGGTTAATCATAGAAGATTTGATAGAAGCCAAAAAAAGAGGATCAAAAATAAGGATTGTAACTGGAAGGTACCTTAATATAACTCAACCCTCTGCACTTTATCTCATAAGACAAGCACTGGGAAATTATGTTGATTTGAGATTTTATAAATTTGAGGAAAAATCTTTTCATCCCAAGGCATACATATTTGAGTATGAAAATGACGACGGAGAGGTTTTTATTGGCTCCTCCAATATCTCAGAGCAAGCACTCTGCGGCGGAATAGAATGGAATTACAAAATAGAAAAAAAGACCAATTATGATGATTTTCTCTTTTTCAAAAACGAATTTCTGAATATTTTTCATAACCAAAGTATAGAGATAACTGACAAAGCATTAAAAGAATACAGCCGCAAATGGAAAAAACCAAAAATCCAACTTGAAAAAGAAATATTAACTGAGGGAGATGATGATAACTTAGAACATGAAGAAAAAGACCAAAATATTCTTTCTGACTCATTAAAAGTAGCTCAAGAGGTTGCAGAATACTCTGTGCAAAGTCTTATAAAGTCAAAAGAAAATAAAGGAAAAGTTATTCAATTCTATTATCCCAGGGACGCTCAAATTGAGGCATTGTATGAGCTTAAAAAAAGCAGAGAGGAAGGTTTTAACAAAGGTTTGGTTGTGCTGGCAACAGGTGTGGGAAAGACTTTTCTGGCAGCATTTGACTCAATGGAATTTCAAAAGGTTCTTTTTGTCGCTCACAGAGAAGAGATATTAAATCAAGCCAAAAAAACTTTTGAAAAAGTCCGGCCAAATAGCAGTATGGGATTTTTTAATGCTGAAATTAAGGATACAAACAAAGATATAATATTTGCTTCTGTTCAAACCTTGGGAAAAGAAGAATATCTCAATGAAAGTTATTTCCCACCTGATTACTTTGATTATATTGTCATAGATGAATTTCATCATGCTGTTGCAAAAAGCTATTCAAATATCATCAGTTATTTTAAGCCCAAATTCTTACTGGGACTTACCGCTACACCCGAAAGATTAGATAACAAAGATGTTTTTGAACTCTGCGATTACAATGTCGTTTATGAACTGAGGCTGAAAGATGCTATAAATAAGGGTTTTCTTGTTCCATTTCACTATTATGGTATTTACGATGAAACTGATTTTTCGAATATTCCAATAATTAATGGAAAATATAAGGAAGATGAACTTGAGAGAGTATTGATGATTCACAAAAGAGCTGATTTAATACTTAAAAACTATCTAAAATTTAACAAAAAAAGAACTCTTGCGTTTTGTTCTTCACGCAATCACGCTGAATTTATGGCTGAGTATTTTAACCAAAATGGTGTAAAATCATGTGCCGTTTACAGTGGCGAACAGGGCAAAAATGCAGTTGACAGAAGTCAAGCAATAGAAAAACTTGGAAAAGGCGAAATCAATGTTATCTTCACAGTTGATATGTTCAACGAAGGAGTAGACATCCCAGAAATTGATATGGTAATGTTTTTAAGGCCAACCGAATCGCCTACAGTATTTTTGCAGCAACTTGGAAGAGGTTTGAGAAAAGCCAAAGATAAATACTATCTAACTGTATTGGACTTTATAGGAAACTATAAAAAGGCAAACTTAATACCATTTTTATTGAGCGGCAAAAGATATGACATCGAAAAGATTAAAAAGACACGGTTTGTTCATGATGAATTTGATTTTCCTGATGATTGTATAGTGGACTTTGATTTTAGAATAATTGATATTTTTAGAAAACAAGCTGAAGCTGTAAAAAGAATCGAAGAGTTAATATACGAAGAATATTTAAGGATAAAGAATTTTTTGGGATACAGACCAATGCGTCAAGTCTTTTTCAAGTATGTAGATAATGCTATATATGATAATATGAAGAGATATAGCGACCCAAACATCAACATACTCAAAGATTATATTTCTTTTCTCTACAAAAACAATGAACTTACTGAAAGCGAAAAAGCCTTGTACGCTACCGTCGCACATGAATTTATTAGATGTATTGAAAATACTCGTATGACAAAAAGCTATAAAATGCCTTTGCTTCTTGCATTTTATAACAATGGAGAAATAAAGCTTGTTGCAACACCTGATGATATCTATAGAAGCTTTAAAGAATTTTATTCTAATCCTTCAAACGCAGTTGACTTGGCAAGGCACAAAAGTACACAGGGATACAAAGAGTGGACAAAAGAGGATTGGCTGGATCTTTCAAGAAAAAATCCAGAAGAAGCTCTATTAAACGATAATGAATTTTCAAAATTTCTCAAAAGAGATGGCGAATTTTTGTATCTTTCCAAAGACCTTGAATCATTTATCAAAAACCAAGATTTTATTCGGCATTTCAAAGATGTTATTGAGTATAGAGTAAAACGTTATTACAAGGAGAGAATAGAAAATGGATCAGACGATTAA
- a CDS encoding class I SAM-dependent methyltransferase — translation MDQTIKYYDDNAIDFFMNTKDANMENLYKLFLKYIPEGGKILDLGCGSGRDTKYFLGKGYDVVAVDGSIEMVKLSSEYTGKKTLHMTFQEIDFKEEFDGIWACASLLHVRRDEISSILYKIYRALKPNGVLYSSFKYGDKEEYRDDGRFFNYYDEKSFSELIKKLGYFDILEILITNDVRKGKENEKWLNVIVKKKTAHV, via the coding sequence ATGGATCAGACGATTAAGTACTATGATGATAATGCCATTGATTTTTTCATGAATACAAAGGATGCAAACATGGAAAATTTATACAAGCTATTTTTAAAATACATCCCTGAGGGTGGTAAAATTCTTGATTTGGGTTGCGGTTCTGGAAGAGACACAAAATATTTTCTGGGAAAAGGTTATGATGTTGTGGCAGTAGACGGTTCAATTGAAATGGTGAAATTATCAAGTGAATATACAGGAAAAAAAACTCTGCATATGACATTTCAAGAAATTGATTTTAAAGAAGAATTTGACGGCATTTGGGCTTGTGCCTCTTTGTTACATGTCAGAAGAGATGAAATCAGTAGTATATTATATAAAATCTACCGTGCTCTAAAACCAAATGGTGTTTTGTATTCATCATTTAAATATGGAGATAAAGAGGAATATAGAGATGATGGCAGGTTCTTTAACTATTATGATGAAAAGTCTTTTTCTGAATTAATAAAAAAACTTGGATACTTTGATATATTGGAAATTTTGATAACAAACGATGTTCGAAAAGGCAAAGAAAATGAAAAGTGGTTAAATGTGATTGTAAAAAAGAAGACCGCTCACGTCTAA
- a CDS encoding Uma2 family endonuclease has protein sequence MPLPKKEEFYTYEDYLNWPNDQRIELIDGKVYLMAPPSTIHQRILREIFINFAMYLKGKQCEVFSAPFGVRFPSANEKSNKEIKTVVEPDIVVVCDKSKIDNEGCKGAPDLIVEITSPSTASKDKIEKFNLYEKYGVKEYWIVEPENRIVSVFTLQENGRYGRPDVYTVGNKIKVSIFEDLVIDLKEIFEEN, from the coding sequence ATGCCTTTACCGAAAAAAGAAGAGTTTTATACTTATGAAGATTATTTAAACTGGCCAAATGATCAGAGAATAGAATTAATTGATGGTAAAGTTTATTTAATGGCTCCTCCATCGACAATTCATCAAAGAATATTAAGAGAAATATTTATAAACTTTGCTATGTATCTTAAAGGCAAGCAATGCGAAGTATTTAGTGCACCTTTTGGAGTAAGATTCCCTTCAGCAAATGAAAAAAGTAATAAAGAAATAAAAACTGTTGTAGAACCTGATATTGTAGTGGTGTGCGATAAATCAAAAATAGACAATGAAGGATGCAAAGGAGCTCCTGATTTAATCGTTGAAATTACATCACCTTCAACTGCAAGCAAAGATAAAATAGAGAAATTTAATTTATATGAAAAATATGGAGTGAAAGAATATTGGATAGTAGAACCTGAAAATAGAATTGTAAGTGTATTTACTTTACAGGAAAATGGTCGATATGGTAGACCTGATGTGTACACTGTAGGTAATAAAATCAAAGTTTCTATCTTTGAAGATTTAGTAATAGATTTAAAAGAGATATTTGAGGAGAATTAA
- a CDS encoding WG repeat-containing protein, producing the protein MKKIKMLVCFLLAVVWIINPLTFAYSQQASSQKFVYIKPQFENVMFWPNGWISYLQGGKWGILSSSGNVLLNPQFDKIEPIVYDGPAIMGIEDKFYKDIFIVWQNGKVGFLDNNAKILVKPELDSFEVLNPWLDVYVCKKDSKYGFLNLDKKAYVSPQFDKMYFVVVFSYNSNAKYPNPHVKCTLPNESSNEYCLYALDLKDGTWPNSYLEYILVSKDGKCGAVDTNGNVFVDLKYNSFEEALSDSKFTEALQDMLANESKSAPSSTKNEIEKTSSSYILCEIVNNKYYLVFEKYTNKGVTRTKSKEAYENVKYVKVNKLMAVCKNKKWGIVDINGNYVVKPQFDDIKEFSEGFIAFKQNGKWGFMDKNFKIVIKPQFDKAENFSEGYAAVKKSGLWGYINSSGKLVIKPQYTSAGAFFAQMAAVATNDYIGLIDTKGSFVVKFSAKNSQYSFVDSETYRFRYTPDSVINSGSYELYKYTFNFPKFGYVVIDKKSKKVGLVLRGQGK; encoded by the coding sequence GTGAAAAAAATTAAAATGTTAGTTTGTTTCCTGCTGGCAGTTGTTTGGATAATTAACCCTTTGACTTTTGCATACTCTCAGCAAGCCTCTTCTCAAAAGTTTGTGTATATAAAGCCACAGTTTGAAAATGTTATGTTCTGGCCAAACGGCTGGATTTCTTATCTCCAAGGAGGAAAATGGGGAATTCTTAGCTCATCTGGCAATGTTCTTTTAAACCCTCAGTTTGATAAAATAGAACCTATAGTTTACGATGGTCCTGCAATAATGGGGATTGAGGATAAGTTTTACAAAGACATTTTTATTGTATGGCAAAATGGAAAAGTAGGTTTTTTGGACAATAACGCTAAAATTCTTGTAAAACCAGAGTTAGATTCCTTTGAAGTTTTAAATCCCTGGTTAGATGTTTATGTATGCAAAAAAGATAGTAAATACGGTTTTTTAAATCTGGATAAAAAAGCCTATGTCAGCCCTCAGTTTGACAAAATGTATTTTGTTGTTGTGTTTTCCTACAACTCAAACGCAAAATATCCTAATCCTCATGTAAAATGCACTTTGCCAAATGAAAGCAGCAATGAATATTGTCTTTATGCGCTTGATTTGAAAGATGGCACTTGGCCAAATTCTTATTTGGAATATATTCTTGTCTCAAAAGATGGAAAGTGTGGTGCTGTTGATACAAATGGAAATGTATTTGTGGATTTGAAGTACAATTCTTTTGAAGAAGCTTTATCAGACAGCAAGTTCACAGAAGCTCTGCAGGATATGTTAGCAAATGAATCAAAATCTGCACCATCTTCGACCAAAAATGAAATAGAAAAAACATCATCAAGTTATATTTTATGCGAAATTGTAAATAACAAATACTACCTTGTGTTTGAAAAGTATACTAACAAAGGTGTTACAAGAACAAAAAGCAAAGAAGCGTACGAAAATGTGAAATACGTAAAAGTGAATAAATTAATGGCAGTTTGTAAAAATAAAAAGTGGGGAATTGTTGATATAAATGGCAATTATGTAGTTAAACCCCAATTTGATGATATAAAAGAATTCAGTGAAGGATTTATAGCTTTTAAACAAAATGGAAAGTGGGGATTTATGGATAAAAACTTTAAAATAGTAATAAAACCCCAGTTTGACAAAGCAGAAAACTTCTCTGAAGGATATGCAGCGGTAAAAAAGTCAGGCTTGTGGGGATATATAAATTCTTCTGGAAAGCTTGTTATAAAACCTCAATATACTTCTGCAGGCGCATTTTTTGCTCAAATGGCTGCTGTTGCAACAAACGATTATATAGGGCTTATAGATACAAAAGGCAGTTTTGTGGTAAAGTTTTCAGCTAAGAATTCTCAATATTCTTTTGTGGACAGTGAAACATACAGGTTTAGATATACTCCAGACTCCGTAATAAACTCCGGATCTTATGAGCTTTATAAATATACATTTAACTTCCCTAAATTTGGATATGTTGTGATTGATAAAAAATCAAAAAAGGTTGGACTTGTTTTAAGAGGGCAAGGAAAATAA
- a CDS encoding LemA family protein, with protein MKKGTKILLAILVLVVVLVVYTFSTYNSLVRLKENVDSKWSQVENQLQRRADLIPNLVNTVKGYAKHEKEIFETLAQARSKLLNSSTVEDKAKANDELSSAISRLLVIVENYPNLKADRTFVQLMDELAGTENRIAVARKDYNDAVRQYNIKIKVFPNVLIARMFGFEERQYFQASSQAQNVPSVDFSK; from the coding sequence TTGAAGAAAGGCACAAAAATCCTTTTAGCTATTTTAGTTTTAGTTGTAGTGCTTGTTGTGTACACCTTTTCAACATACAATAGCCTTGTGCGCTTGAAAGAGAATGTTGACAGCAAGTGGAGCCAGGTTGAAAATCAGCTGCAAAGAAGGGCAGACTTAATTCCGAACCTGGTTAACACTGTCAAAGGCTATGCAAAACACGAAAAAGAGATTTTTGAAACTCTTGCTCAAGCAAGGTCAAAGCTTTTAAATTCCTCAACAGTAGAAGATAAAGCAAAGGCAAACGATGAGCTTTCCTCGGCAATTTCAAGGCTTTTAGTGATAGTTGAAAACTATCCAAATCTCAAGGCCGACAGGACATTTGTGCAGCTTATGGATGAGCTTGCTGGAACAGAAAACAGAATTGCCGTTGCAAGAAAGGATTACAACGACGCAGTAAGGCAGTACAACATTAAAATAAAGGTTTTTCCGAACGTTTTGATTGCAAGGATGTTTGGGTTTGAAGAGCGCCAGTATTTTCAGGCATCAAGCCAAGCTCAAAATGTGCCTTCTGTTGACTTTTCGAAATAA
- a CDS encoding peroxiredoxin codes for MENTNRIPLLGEKFPSMTVKTTHGVKKLPDDYAGKWFVLFSHPGDFTPVCTTEFVAFAKKAQEFKKLNSELIGLSVDQVFAHIKWIEWIEEKLGVKIPFPVIADELGKVATTLGMLHEAKGTNTVRAVFIVDDKGILRLMMYYPQEVGRNIDEILRALKALQTSDQNGVALPENWPNNGLIGDKVIIPPAATEDLAKERLQKAKDGEIECFDWWFCYKKL; via the coding sequence ATGGAAAATACAAACAGAATCCCGCTGCTTGGAGAGAAGTTTCCGAGCATGACGGTAAAAACAACTCATGGTGTGAAAAAGCTTCCTGATGACTATGCAGGAAAATGGTTTGTGCTCTTTTCGCATCCAGGCGACTTCACACCAGTTTGCACAACAGAGTTTGTAGCCTTTGCAAAAAAGGCTCAAGAATTCAAGAAACTAAATAGCGAGCTGATTGGCCTTTCGGTTGACCAAGTTTTTGCTCACATAAAGTGGATTGAGTGGATAGAAGAAAAGCTTGGTGTAAAAATTCCGTTCCCTGTCATTGCAGATGAGCTTGGGAAAGTGGCAACCACTTTGGGAATGCTTCATGAGGCAAAAGGGACAAACACCGTCAGAGCTGTTTTCATAGTAGATGACAAAGGAATTTTAAGGCTTATGATGTACTATCCTCAAGAGGTTGGAAGAAACATTGACGAGATACTAAGAGCGCTAAAAGCATTGCAGACATCAGACCAAAACGGTGTTGCATTGCCAGAGAACTGGCCAAACAACGGGTTGATTGGCGACAAGGTAATAATTCCACCTGCTGCAACAGAAGACTTAGCAAAAGAAAGACTTCAAAAAGCTAAAGATGGCGAGATTGAATGTTTTGACTGGTGGTTTTGTTATAAGAAGCTGTGA
- a CDS encoding RNA-guided endonuclease InsQ/TnpB family protein encodes MKIIVKRVERIQINRNHELWNYCDETCFAAKNLYNYANYIVRQEFINNGRWIRYRELDKVLKEHETYMNLPAQTSQQILRLLERNWKAFFSAIEEWNKDKSKFLGRPKLPKYKKKDGKAIAIFTNQQCKIKDGHLSFPKTDLKLKTRIEGKLKEVRIIPKGSVYVVEIVYEKEIAETKKPSKRIAGIDLGLNNFVTLVNNIGIKPIVINGKVIKSINQYYNKRKAELMNYVGNKGNSRRIEKLTLKRNNKIKDYMHKASRFIVSWCKEYEIDTLVVGYNPNWKQEIELGKVNNQNFVNIPYYQFIGMLKYKCEEEGINFIVVEESYTSGCSFLDGEEVGKENYDPSRRIRRGLFRSNKGILINADVNSGYNIIRKVFPEAFAEGIEGVGLHPVRLSIA; translated from the coding sequence TTGAAGATAATAGTCAAGAGAGTGGAGAGAATACAAATAAATAGAAATCATGAATTGTGGAATTATTGTGATGAAACATGCTTTGCAGCAAAAAACTTATATAATTATGCTAACTACATTGTAAGACAGGAATTTATAAATAATGGCAGGTGGATAAGGTACAGAGAACTTGACAAAGTGTTAAAAGAACATGAGACTTATATGAACTTGCCTGCCCAAACATCACAGCAAATCCTAAGACTTCTTGAAAGAAATTGGAAAGCATTTTTTAGTGCTATAGAAGAATGGAATAAAGATAAAAGTAAATTCTTAGGTAGACCTAAACTGCCCAAGTATAAGAAAAAAGATGGCAAAGCTATAGCTATATTCACAAATCAACAGTGTAAAATTAAAGATGGGCATTTAAGTTTTCCAAAAACAGATTTAAAGCTAAAAACAAGAATAGAAGGCAAATTAAAAGAAGTTAGGATAATTCCAAAAGGAAGTGTTTATGTTGTTGAAATAGTTTATGAAAAAGAGATAGCTGAAACAAAGAAACCTTCAAAGAGGATAGCAGGTATAGACTTGGGACTTAATAACTTTGTAACTTTGGTAAATAACATAGGCATAAAGCCTATTGTTATTAATGGCAAAGTTATTAAGTCAATAAACCAGTATTACAACAAGAGGAAAGCAGAATTGATGAATTATGTAGGCAATAAAGGAAATAGCAGAAGGATAGAGAAGTTGACTTTAAAGAGAAACAACAAGATTAAGGATTACATGCACAAGGCAAGTCGTTTTATAGTCAGCTGGTGTAAAGAATACGAAATAGACACCCTTGTAGTTGGTTATAATCCAAACTGGAAGCAGGAAATAGAGTTAGGCAAAGTAAACAATCAAAATTTTGTGAATATTCCTTATTATCAGTTCATAGGAATGCTCAAGTACAAATGCGAAGAAGAAGGAATAAATTTCATAGTTGTAGAAGAGAGTTACACCAGTGGTTGCAGTTTTTTAGATGGAGAGGAAGTGGGCAAAGAAAACTATGACCCAAGCCGCAGGATAAGAAGAGGGCTATTTAGAAGCAACAAAGGGATATTAATAAATGCTGATGTGAACAGCGGATATAATATTATAAGGAAAGTATTCCCCGAAGCATTTGCGGAGGGGATAGAGGGTGTGGGGTTACACCCAGTTAGGCTGAGTATAGCCTAA
- a CDS encoding TPM domain-containing protein: MKIKPGLIFRILAAVFIITVSSLLFESFASAKAQIPKKPPENIYVFDYADLIDSSDEDEMRVLAKEIEDKSKAEIVVVTVETLGNYTIEEYANELFNSWGIGDKELNNGVLILVNKENLLSGKKGRIRIEVGYGLEGAIPDGKAGRILDEYAIPAFENKEYSKGIKDTFFAVASEVAKEYGLKIEELSGYSSAENINKNEIATDGNEKNAVESPFVLRIDIGLIIGFGLFFLIIFFMGISMLFEKPYVGKRYIWTRKNGKWEKKVYVYRYDDLWKNNRSFFDDSDDSDGFGGGGGGFGGFGGGSSGGGGASR, encoded by the coding sequence ATGAAAATAAAACCAGGTTTAATTTTCAGAATACTTGCAGCAGTGTTTATAATTACAGTTTCAAGCCTTCTGTTTGAATCTTTTGCCTCTGCTAAAGCCCAGATTCCAAAAAAACCTCCTGAAAATATCTATGTTTTTGACTATGCAGACTTGATTGATAGCTCTGATGAAGATGAAATGAGGGTTTTGGCAAAGGAGATAGAAGACAAATCAAAAGCAGAGATTGTCGTTGTAACTGTAGAAACTCTTGGCAACTATACAATAGAAGAATATGCAAACGAGCTTTTCAACAGCTGGGGAATTGGCGACAAGGAACTTAACAATGGGGTTTTGATTCTTGTGAACAAAGAGAATTTGCTTTCGGGCAAAAAAGGAAGGATAAGAATAGAAGTTGGATATGGTTTGGAAGGTGCAATTCCAGATGGGAAGGCAGGCAGGATACTGGATGAGTATGCTATACCTGCCTTTGAAAACAAAGAATATTCAAAAGGAATAAAAGATACATTCTTTGCAGTGGCAAGCGAGGTTGCAAAGGAGTATGGGCTTAAGATAGAAGAGCTTTCAGGATATAGTAGTGCTGAAAATATAAATAAAAATGAGATTGCTACTGATGGTAATGAAAAAAATGCTGTAGAATCGCCATTTGTATTAAGAATTGACATTGGATTAATAATAGGATTTGGTTTGTTTTTCCTCATTATTTTTTTCATGGGAATATCTATGTTATTTGAGAAACCATATGTTGGAAAAAGATATATATGGACAAGGAAAAACGGAAAGTGGGAGAAAAAAGTTTATGTATATCGCTACGATGATTTATGGAAGAACAACAGAAGCTTTTTTGATGATTCTGATGATTCTGACGGCTTTGGAGGCGGTGGCGGAGGATTTGGAGGATTCGGCGGAGGTTCCTCTGGCGGTGGAGGCGCAAGCAGGTAA